A part of Gemmatimonas groenlandica genomic DNA contains:
- the ruvC gene encoding crossover junction endodeoxyribonuclease RuvC, with the protein MSPSLVLGIDPGTAVTGYGVVAYDGRIATLVECGVIRTTANDPLPQRLLEIHEGVEEILARHRPDTMSVEDVFYAKNVRTTIVLGHARGVILLAAQKAALTICEYPPAEIKKAITGTGAATKEQVQFMVARLLRLKSAPQPADAADGVAAALCACLTSSRPKLPELPPMRIPLSKLVK; encoded by the coding sequence GTGAGTCCGTCGCTGGTGCTCGGGATCGATCCGGGCACCGCCGTCACGGGGTACGGTGTGGTCGCGTACGACGGCCGCATCGCCACCCTCGTGGAGTGCGGCGTCATCCGCACGACCGCGAATGACCCGCTGCCCCAGCGTCTACTGGAGATTCACGAAGGCGTCGAGGAGATCCTCGCGCGGCACCGTCCCGACACGATGTCGGTCGAAGACGTGTTCTACGCCAAGAATGTGCGCACGACGATCGTCCTCGGCCACGCGCGCGGCGTGATTCTTCTCGCCGCGCAGAAGGCCGCCCTCACGATCTGCGAGTACCCGCCCGCCGAGATCAAGAAGGCGATCACCGGCACCGGCGCCGCTACGAAAGAGCAGGTGCAGTTCATGGTGGCGCGCCTGCTGCGTCTCAAGAGTGCCCCGCAGCCCGCCGACGCTGCCGATGGCGTGGCCGCCGCGCTCTGCGCCTGTCTCACGTCGTCGCGACCGAAGCTCCCCGAGCTTCCGCCGATGCGTATTCCTCTCTCCAAGCTCGTGAAATGA
- the ruvA gene encoding Holliday junction branch migration protein RuvA — translation MIALVSGTLVHRELDRVEILTAGGVGYECLIPLSVFESLPQEGGAITLHTHLAVREDAWHLYGFSDRYDRAVFQRLLVAKGVGPALALGILSSLTPERVVRALREKDITTLMRVPRVGRKKAEQIILDLADKMDTVGSAPAAAGAAKSPIADDAIRALIALGYNQLEADRAVRAVVDGGAGGDVGAVVRAALSRLTAK, via the coding sequence ATGATCGCACTGGTATCCGGCACGCTCGTCCATCGCGAACTCGATCGCGTAGAAATTCTGACGGCGGGTGGTGTGGGCTACGAGTGCCTCATTCCGCTCTCGGTCTTCGAGTCGTTACCGCAGGAAGGCGGAGCGATTACGCTGCATACGCACCTTGCCGTGCGCGAAGACGCGTGGCACCTGTACGGCTTCTCCGATCGCTACGACCGCGCCGTCTTTCAGCGACTGCTCGTGGCCAAGGGCGTCGGCCCGGCACTCGCGCTCGGCATTCTGTCATCGCTCACGCCCGAGCGCGTGGTCCGTGCACTGCGCGAGAAAGACATCACGACCCTCATGCGCGTGCCGCGCGTGGGTCGGAAGAAGGCCGAGCAGATCATTCTCGACCTGGCCGACAAGATGGACACCGTGGGCTCGGCGCCCGCGGCCGCCGGCGCCGCGAAGAGCCCAATCGCCGATGACGCCATCCGAGCGCTCATTGCGCTCGGCTACAACCAGCTGGAAGCCGATCGCGCCGTGCGGGCGGTGGTGGATGGCGGGGCCGGTGGGGATGTCGGGGCGGTGGTGAGGGCGGCCTTAAGTCGCTTGACTGCGAAGTGA
- a CDS encoding M28 family peptidase: MRSYSVFALLLAASASATSSASAQPGRGPAPVAKNIQALPVDPAPSYVRKEAPTDPVMLKLWEEGMQRSQAGTLAQQLLDSVGPRLTGSPNMNRAQDWLLATYKQFGVTARKEQYGTWNSWKRGAAFAQLTAPRVKALEINMLSWSGNTAGKWADGDVVVVKPYQSPEEFTAWLPSVKGKIVLASAPRLTCRPASQLAEFAMPSTQASLDSMQRDLSATYQGVTQRVPTFYSDLKAAGAVAVFESNYSQYPGVNKIFGSPRNAALPTFDVGCEDYGMLFRLAQNKQGPKVRVMAESEALGEKPVFNVIAEIKGATKPDEYVVLSAHFDSWEGHSGATDNATGSITMMEALRILHAVYPKPSRTILVGHWSGEEQGLNGSGSFTADHPEVIKGLQFAFNQDNGTGRVVSTGPGLHPENGPRLAQYMSQMPSQLTKYIRLSGPSGIGAGSDDASFRCWGAPAVGLGALNWDYSNSTWHTNRDSFDKIIVDDLKHNATLTAMFVYLASEDAEKSSRVLVDPIPGGRPGQVITVPSCGKPLRDATQYRR, from the coding sequence ATGCGTTCATACTCTGTCTTCGCGCTGCTCCTGGCCGCGTCGGCGTCCGCCACGTCGTCGGCGTCCGCGCAGCCCGGTCGCGGGCCCGCACCGGTCGCCAAGAACATTCAGGCGTTGCCCGTTGATCCGGCGCCGTCGTACGTGCGGAAGGAAGCGCCCACCGATCCCGTCATGCTGAAGCTGTGGGAAGAAGGGATGCAGCGGTCGCAGGCCGGCACGCTGGCGCAGCAGCTCCTCGATTCCGTGGGCCCACGCCTGACCGGCTCGCCGAATATGAATCGCGCGCAGGATTGGCTGTTGGCCACCTACAAGCAGTTCGGCGTGACGGCGCGCAAGGAACAGTACGGCACGTGGAACTCGTGGAAGCGTGGGGCCGCGTTCGCGCAGCTCACGGCGCCGCGCGTGAAGGCGCTCGAGATCAACATGCTGTCGTGGAGCGGCAATACGGCGGGCAAGTGGGCCGATGGCGACGTCGTGGTGGTGAAGCCCTATCAGTCGCCCGAGGAGTTCACGGCGTGGCTGCCGAGTGTGAAGGGCAAGATCGTGCTGGCGTCGGCGCCACGTCTTACTTGCCGTCCGGCGTCGCAGCTCGCCGAGTTCGCCATGCCGAGCACGCAGGCGTCGCTCGACTCGATGCAGCGCGATTTGTCGGCCACGTATCAGGGCGTGACGCAGCGCGTGCCGACGTTCTACAGCGACCTCAAGGCGGCCGGTGCGGTGGCCGTGTTCGAGTCGAACTACTCGCAGTATCCGGGCGTGAATAAGATCTTCGGATCGCCGCGCAATGCCGCGCTCCCCACGTTCGACGTGGGCTGCGAAGACTACGGCATGCTGTTCCGCCTCGCGCAGAACAAGCAGGGCCCCAAGGTGCGCGTGATGGCCGAATCGGAAGCGCTCGGCGAGAAGCCGGTGTTCAACGTGATCGCCGAGATCAAGGGCGCGACGAAGCCCGACGAGTACGTGGTCCTGTCAGCGCACTTCGATAGCTGGGAAGGGCACTCGGGCGCGACCGACAACGCGACGGGCTCGATCACCATGATGGAAGCGCTGCGCATTCTGCATGCGGTGTATCCGAAGCCGTCGCGCACGATTCTGGTCGGTCACTGGAGCGGAGAGGAGCAGGGGTTGAACGGCTCCGGCTCGTTCACGGCCGACCATCCCGAAGTGATCAAGGGACTGCAGTTCGCCTTCAATCAGGACAACGGCACGGGCCGCGTGGTGAGCACGGGCCCAGGACTGCATCCGGAAAATGGACCGCGCCTGGCGCAGTACATGAGCCAGATGCCGTCCCAGCTCACGAAGTACATCCGGCTCTCGGGCCCGTCGGGTATCGGCGCCGGATCAGACGATGCGTCGTTCCGCTGCTGGGGCGCACCGGCGGTCGGACTCGGCGCGCTGAACTGGGACTACAGCAACAGCACGTGGCACACGAACCGCGACTCGTTCGACAAAATCATTGTCGATGATCTGAAGCACAACGCGACGCTCACCGCGATGTTCGTGTATCTCGCGAGCGAAGACGCCGAGAAGAGCTCGCGCGTGCTGGTCGATCCGATTCCCGGTGGCCGCCCGGGGCAGGTGATCACGGTGCCGAGTTGTGGGAAGCCGCTGCGGGATGCGACTCAATACCGGCGGTAA
- a CDS encoding ABC transporter permease, protein MAPPAGTPMVMPGAEPPPGTPMVMPGASPPPGTPLVLPGASPPPGTPLVVPGAEPPPSAMPEVKAAAVVQKAAERKATAPADKESVAAEPAHDHGDDQITAFFVGTKNRFEALMLQREMNTDLVEPLTAVIPGVALGELWQNIGSAEVGLRVIAIFAVAIGLTGMLVALYSSLEARRREMAILRAVGAGPRMIISLLVLESGLLAFLGCIIGVAAVYIGLFVAQGPIEQRFGLHLALHPLRSTEWTYLAVVMGAGLVIGFVPAWKAYRTSLVDGLSPRA, encoded by the coding sequence ATGGCACCGCCTGCTGGGACGCCGATGGTGATGCCGGGGGCGGAGCCGCCACCGGGGACGCCGATGGTGATGCCGGGCGCGAGTCCGCCGCCGGGGACGCCGCTGGTGTTGCCGGGCGCGAGTCCTCCGCCGGGGACGCCGTTGGTGGTGCCGGGGGCGGAGCCGCCACCGAGTGCGATGCCGGAGGTGAAGGCGGCCGCGGTGGTGCAAAAGGCGGCGGAGCGGAAGGCCACGGCGCCTGCCGACAAGGAGTCGGTCGCGGCTGAACCGGCGCATGATCACGGTGACGATCAGATCACGGCGTTCTTTGTCGGGACCAAGAACCGGTTCGAAGCGCTGATGTTGCAGCGTGAGATGAACACCGACTTGGTGGAGCCGCTCACGGCGGTGATTCCCGGTGTGGCGCTTGGCGAGTTGTGGCAGAACATCGGCAGCGCCGAAGTCGGTCTGCGCGTGATCGCGATTTTCGCTGTGGCGATCGGCCTCACCGGGATGCTCGTCGCGCTTTACTCGTCGCTCGAAGCGCGGCGTCGCGAGATGGCGATTCTGCGCGCGGTGGGCGCTGGGCCGCGCATGATCATCTCGCTGCTCGTGCTCGAGAGTGGGCTGCTGGCGTTCCTTGGCTGCATCATCGGCGTGGCTGCTGTGTACATCGGCCTGTTCGTGGCGCAGGGGCCGATCGAACAGCGCTTCGGGTTGCATCTCGCGCTGCACCCGCTCCGCTCAACGGAATGGACCTATCTCGCCGTTGTCATGGGTGCGGGCCTCGTCATCGGCTTTGTGCCGGCGTGGAAGGCGTATCGCACGTCGCTCGTGGATGGATTGAGTCCGCGGGCCTGA
- a CDS encoding ABC transporter permease, whose translation MMLLRLALTSLRSRLLTTSLTVASIALSVTLLVGIENVRAGVRDSFAGTIRGVDLIVGARGGTLQVLLSAVFGIGSPSGSVKLSTMERWKAHPAVKWVVPYSLGDSHRGFRVVGTTPEFYERYRFRKDGRIVFVSGRAAVADTEVVIGSDVAEKLGYTIGTPVVVVHGLRDIGTSSHEAHPFHVVGILGRTFTPIDRSVYVTLGGIEAMHEPETGVAGSSMASAEGAGGRVSGRGGGGGDGATANARRRRVRQKARRRRRSLRRTNSGRRRWHRLLGRRW comes from the coding sequence ATGATGTTGCTGCGTTTGGCGCTGACGTCGCTGCGCAGCCGTTTGCTCACGACGTCGCTGACGGTCGCATCGATCGCGCTCAGCGTGACGTTGTTGGTCGGCATCGAAAATGTGCGGGCTGGGGTGCGCGACAGTTTCGCCGGCACGATTCGCGGCGTTGACCTGATCGTCGGCGCGCGCGGCGGCACGCTGCAGGTGTTGCTCAGTGCGGTGTTCGGCATCGGCTCGCCCTCCGGATCGGTAAAGCTGTCCACGATGGAGCGGTGGAAGGCGCATCCCGCCGTGAAGTGGGTGGTGCCATACTCCCTCGGCGACAGTCATCGCGGCTTCCGGGTAGTCGGCACCACGCCCGAGTTCTACGAGCGCTATCGGTTCCGCAAGGATGGCCGGATCGTCTTCGTGTCCGGACGCGCCGCCGTCGCGGATACGGAAGTGGTGATCGGCAGCGACGTGGCGGAGAAGCTGGGCTACACGATCGGTACGCCGGTGGTGGTGGTGCACGGGCTCCGCGATATCGGTACGTCGAGTCATGAGGCGCACCCGTTCCATGTGGTCGGGATTCTGGGTCGCACGTTCACGCCGATCGATCGGTCGGTGTACGTGACGCTCGGCGGGATCGAGGCGATGCATGAGCCTGAGACTGGCGTTGCTGGGTCGTCGATGGCGTCGGCGGAGGGAGCAGGAGGGAGGGTGTCAGGGCGGGGGGGGGGGGGGGGGGACGGCGCAACAGCAAACGCGCGACGACGCCGGGTGCGGCAAAAAGCGCGAAGGCGGCGGCGATCATTGCGGCGAACAAACAGCGGGCGGCGGCGATGGCACCGCCTGCTGGGACGCCGATGGTGA